Part of the Armatimonadota bacterium genome is shown below.
TGCCCGACCCGCTCTCCCCCACGAGCCCCAGGGCGCTCCCGGCCGGCAGGCGCAGGGAGACGTCGTCCACCGGGACGACGGTCCCCCGCGCCGTCTCGATGCGCGTGGTCAGGCGGTCGACGACCAGGAGGTCACTCATGCAGGCGGGGGTTGATGGCGTCATTCAGGCCGTCGCCCACCAGGTTGAACCCGAGCACCGCCAGGGCGATCCCCAGCCCGGGGAAGACGCTCATCCACCAGGCGGTGCGCAGGTAGGCCTGGGCGTGGTTGAGCATGCCTCCCCAGGAAACCAGGTTGGGATCGCCCAGGCCGAAGAAGCCCAGGCTGGCCTCAAGGAGGATGGCCTGCGCCACGTCCAGCGAGGCCAGGACGACAACCGGGGCCAGGACGTTGGGCAGGATCTCCGAGAAGATGATGCGCCAACCGGGCATCCCCAGAGCGCGCGCCGCATCCACGTAGGGAGCGGATGTCTGCGCCAGGAACTGGCCGCGCACCAGGCGGGCGGCCTGAGGCCAGGCCAGCAGGCCGATCACCAGCACCAGCTTGGTCAGCCCCCGGCCGAAGAGCGCCACTACCAGCAGGGCCAGGATGAAGCGGGGAATGGTCTGGAAGAGCTCGGTGAGGCGCATGATCAGTGCGTCGGTGCGCCCGCCGTAGAACCCTGCCACCGCTCCCAGGACGATGCCGATGAGCACCGCCGTGGCCGCTGCGGTTACCCCCACCAGCAGCGAGACCCGCGCCCCCCAGATCACACCGCTCAGGATGTCCCGGCCCAGGTCGTCGGTCCCAAGAGGGTGACGGAATGTCCCCGGTGGCTTCAGGCTGTTCAGCGATGTGGAGATGGGGTCGTAGGGCGCCAGCAGCGGCGCCAGGAGGGCGACCAGTGCCAGCGCCAGCACCAGGAGCAGTCCGGCGACCGCCAGCCGGTTCTGCCGGTAGCGACGCCAGAACTCCCGCAGGACGTGCGGCGCGGCGAACGCGGGTGCGGCTTCAACCGAGGCGGCCATTAGTAGCGCACCCGGGGGTCGAGGTAGGCGTAAAGGACGTCGGTGGCCAGGTTCACCAGGACCACCGTGACCGAGACGAGGAGCAGCACCCCCAGCAGCACCGGCGTATCCCGCTGCAGGATGCCGTCAAAGAGCAGCCGACCGACGCCCGGCCAGCCGAATACGGTCTCCACCAGGGCGGAGCCTGCCAGGATGAAGGCGTAGTTGTAGCCGATCACCGTGGCCACCGGGATGGCCGCATTGCGCAGTCCGTGCCGCCAGAGTACCCGGCGCTCGTCCACGCCCCGGGCGCGGGCGGCCAGGATGAAGTCCTGATGCATGACCTCCAGCATCGCCGCCCGGGTGATGCGGGCGATCAGGGCAATGTAGCGGAAGGCCAGCGCCGCCGCCGGGAGGATGAGGTGGCGGCCGAGGTCAAGCGCTGCCGCCAGCCCGGTGTACTCCTCCCGCGTGGAGCGGATCCCCTGCGCCGGCAGCCACGCCAGGGCCACGGCGAAGAGCAAGACCAGAAGCTGCCCCAGCCAGAACTCGGGGATAGAGTACCCGACCAGCGACAGGGCCGTCGCCCCGGCGTCCAGACGAGAGTGTGGGCGGCGGGCAGCGGCCACGCCCAGGAGGACACCGGCCAGCGCAGCCAGCGTCATCGCCGTCCCCATCAACAGCAGCGTGTTGCCCAGACGTTCCAGCACCAGCCGTGTCACCGGTACCTGGTAGGCAAAGGAGAACCCCAGGTTGCCCTGCACCACGTTGGCGATGTAGCGGCCCAGCCGGATATGCGCCGGCCGGTCCAGCCCAAACCGGTCCCGCAGCCGGGCCACGTACTCCGGCGGCGCCGGGTACTCCCCCAGGAGGACGGTTACCGGATCGCCGGGGGCCAGGGCGATCAGGAGGAAATTGACAACAACGATCCCCAGTAGCAGCGGGACGGCCTGAAGCAGCCGCCCCAGAATGTACCGCCAGAGGGGAAGACTACCGCGCGTGATCTACTTACCGACCCAGGTCAGCCACCAGGCGTCGCGCGCGTCCAGCCCCTGCCAGAGGTTGCGCAGGTGGGCGCGGGCGGCGTCGACGCCCACTTCGTCGAAGAGAATCAGCGTGGGGAGGTCGCGCGCCAGGATGGTGTTGACCTGCGCGTAGATCTTGGCCCGCTCTCCCACCGCCGGGGTCTGCCCCGCCAGCGCCAGCAGCCGGTCCACCTCCGGGTTGCTGTACCCGGTGGCGTTGACGAATGGCTGCCCCGGGGGCGCCGTGAGGTAAATGCGGTGGTAGCCGATGGCCGGATCGGTGTTGGAGGTGAAGGACTGCACCGTGAGGTCGTAGTCCCCCTTAGTGTACACCCGGTCGATCATCACCGAGCGCTCCAGCGGTACCAGGTCTACGGTGATCCCGACCTGCCGCAGGTTGTCGCGGATGATCTGCGCCGCTGCGGCCAGGGGGGCCCGCGCCGCATCAAAGATCATAGAGAGCCGAAGACTGTCTCGGGCCACGCCGGCCTCCTGCAGCAGTGCAGCCGCCCGCTCGGGGCTGTAAGCGTAGATGCGGGTGTAGTCGGTCTCCGGGGTGTAGGCGTACTTGAAGCCGTCGCCAAACGGCCCTCGAGCTGGCCGGGCGATGCCCGCCATGGCCTGGGCGACGATCTGCTCACGGTTGATGGCGAAGGCCAGCGCCCTGCGCACTTTGGCGTTGGCCAGCGGCCCGCGCCTTGTGTTGATGAACATGAAGTCCAGGGCGGGAATCGGCTGGCCGAAGCGCACCCGTATGTTCTTGTTCTGCCGCAGCCGCGGTACGTCGGTCTTGGCCAGGTAGAAGTCCGTGACCACATCCACCTCGCCGGTTTCCAGCGCTGTAGACCGCTGCGCCGCGTTGGGAATGATGCGGAAGACCAGCCGCTCGGCGTAGACAGGCTCCCAGTAGTTGGGGTTACGTACCAGTACCACCCGGTCGCCCCGCGCCCAGCTCTGGAAGACATACGGCCCGGTCCCTACCGGCTGCAGGTTGCGCGGGCTGCGGGCGATGTCCTCGCCGGCAAAGAGATGGCGCGCCATAATGGGCGCGTTGAACGTGTCCAGCATCTGAAGGAACGGGGCGAAGGGCGTCTTCATGCGGATGACGACGGTGCCGGTGTTGGGCGTACTCACCGACTCCACGTTGGCGTAGGCGATGCGAAAGCGACCGTGGAACTTCCCGGCGATCTCTTCCAGGGAGAATTTCACGTCTGCCGCCGAGAGGGTCCGGCCGTCGTGCCAGCGCACGCCGCGCCGCAGGGTAAAGGTGTAGGTCCTTCCGTCGGGGGCCACCTGCCAGCTGGTGGCGAGCTGCGGCAGGATCTCCCCCCGCGGGCCCAGCCGGATCAGGCCGCTGAAGATGTTGGCGGTGACGGCTCCCACGGCGTAACCGGTGGTGATCCCCGGGTTGAGCGTCTCCGGGTCGGCTCCCAGGGCCATGACGATGGTGCCCCCGGGCTGCGGCGTCTGCTGCGCGGCCGCACTGCCGGCCATGAGCCACACCGCCAGGCTGAGAGCCATCAGAATACGTCCGATCACCTTCATCGTGCCCTCCATTTGCATAATAAACGCCCTCTCGCACCCGCGCCGGAACTATGTAGCTTCGACGGGGATGCCACTTCCGGACGCCATCCTCAACTGTGGGTCAGGTATCCTGCCCGGCGACCTGACCACCCTGTGGAGCGGGTATCCTGCCCGGCGACCTGACCACCCTGTGGAGCGGGTATCCTACCCGGCGACCTGACCACCCTGTGGAGCGGGTATCCTACCCGGCGACCTGACCGCCCTGGCCGGGAGCCTTGGCGGGAGGAGGAGCCGGGCGGGGGGCCCTCTTCCGCGGGGCCGGACGCTCGAGAGCCTTTGCCGTCACCCTCCTGCGGACTCTCCTGGCCACGACCCGCCGCCGGCGCCGCCGTGCGGGACCTGCCCGGTCGACGCTGAAGAGCAGCTCGGTCTTCCTGCCGGCCTCATGGTAGCGGAGCCGCTTCCCCAAAAGCCGGCTTGCCGCGCCGAGACGCCGCTTTACCGCGCGCACGCTCTCCCGGGGGCCCTTGACCACGCGCGCCCATTCGCCGGGAGCCAGCCGCTTGAGGAAGGCCACGTACTCAGCCAGTTCAGGCCGGCCTCCGGGCGATTGAATCCGGAGGACTTCACTTCTGCTGAGCTTCTCGAATCTGGGCATAAACAGCTCCTCCCCTCGGGCACTCAAGGGAGCGGCTTTTCGCCTTTGCCACCGAGTGTCCCGATATGTGTTAAGGCTTTAAAACGTTCGCTCCCTGAAGATAATTACGCCATACAGACAACTTCTCCCTGCGCCGTTTACCGTTGCCTGCGTGGCACGCCGGCCTGCGACTGCGTGTGACCCGGGACCGGTCCTCAGCACGCGGGGTGCTAGAATGGTGCGTTGAGGTGGTGGCGATGTGGTCGCGTCTGGTCCCGAGGCGGTCGGTGCTGCTGGCGCTCGCTCCGCAAGTGCCACTCGCGGTCGCGGCGCTGCTGATGGTCCTGGGCAGCGGGGCTTCCCGCGCGGCCGGGCAATCGTCCTTTCCCGAGGTTCTGGAACGGCTTAACCAGGTCAACCCGGGACTCGTGACCTTCATCGTGGACCAGGCAGCGCAGGTTCGGGTCCTTGGGCTGTTCCGATGGGAGCTGCGGGCCACCGTCTACGCCGCCCGTCCGGCCCGCTACAAAGTTGTCGTGCACAACATGCCGGCGGTGCTGAGGGGGCTGGGCAGCGTCTTCGCCGGCGTGTCCTCCGCGGAGCAGCTCCTGGCAGACTACCGGGCCACAGCGGTGCGCCGCGACGGTGGCGCGCACCTGGTCGTGGAGGTCGCAGGCGCCCGTCCCGAGGTCAACCCGCCGGCGGGAGTGGCGGTGATCGACGAGGGGCGGTGGACGGTGGAGGAGCTGCGCCTGCGCTACTCCTGGGGAGAGCTCCTGGCCCGCTACCGGTACACGGTGATCGATGGCTACCTGCTGCCCACCTCCGCGCGGGTGTGGGTCTTTGGAATTCCGGCGCAGGCCGACCTGACCTACAGCAACTACCGGCTCAACGTCCCCCTGCCGCCAGACACGTTCCCCGGGGACTGAGAGCCGAGCAGTCAACGGAAGGGAAACCGCCAGGAGCGCCCGGCCCTGCAGCGAAATCTCTACTCCACCTGTGAAGATCCTCGATCCCTACGCAGGTCCCGGGCAGTTCAGGAAGGCTCAGCTCCACGTGCACACCACCCGATCTGACGGCGAGCTCGAGCCGGAAGAGGTACTGGCCCGCTACCGCGACGCCGGCTACACCTTCGTCTGCCTGACGGACCACGACCGGGTGACGCGCTGCGACGCGTTGAACGGGCCGGAGTTCCTGGCCGTGCCGGGGGTCGAGGAGACGCTCGTCCGGGGCATCTACCCTCTGGGCCCGCACCTCACCCGCCTCTTTGCGGACCAACCCATGTCCGGGGGTACGGCCCAGGAGCGCCTGGACGCCACGCGGCGGGAGGGGGGCGTGGCGGTCTTGAATCACCCTTCCTGGAAGGGAAACCTCTGGACGGGGGAGTGGAGCCTGGGGACGATGCGACGGCTGCGCGGCCCCTTTCTGCTGGAGATCGTCAACCCCCACTCCGACACGGCGGAGGACCTCCGGCGCTGGACGGCGCTGCTGCGGCAGCGGCCGCGCGGCGAGACGGTGGGAGCGGTGGCCTCGGACGACGCACACACGCCGCGGCAGATCGACCGGGCCTGGATCATGGTGAAGGTCGAAGGCGCCACGGCACAGGCCCTCCGCCGGGCGCTGGGCGCGCTGGCCTTCTACGCCACGACCGGTCCTCAGGTGGAGCTGAGCGCGGCGGACGGGATGGTTCGTTGCGCGGGAGCGACGGTGCACCGGGTGAGCTTCATCGACCGGCAGGGACGGGTGCGGGCGGAGGCCGACGGTCCCGAGGCGCTGTACCGGCCGGCGGGCGACGAGGGGTTCGTCCGGGTGGAGGCGCGCGACGGGAGAGGAGGGCGGGCCTGGTCGCAGCCCTTCTGGCTGGAGCCGGACGACGCGGGGACGGGCAGCAGGGCTGCGGGCGTGGCGAGGGTGTAAGCCGTAAAGAGGAGCGGCGCATGAGGCGCGTGCTGGTGACGGGCGGGGCAGGGTTCATCGGAGCCCACCTGGTCAGGGCGCTGGTGGCGCGGGGGGACGCGGTGCGGGTGCTGGACAACTTCACGGCCGGCACCCCCGCGAACCTGGCCCTGGCCCTGGGGATGGAGCGCGCGGAGGTGGAACGCGCCCTGGCGGGCGCGGAGACCGTCACTCCCGTGCGCCTCACCGACCGCTGCGAGGTGGTCGCAGGCGACCTCCGCGACCCGGCGGCCCTGCGCGCGGCCTGCGAGGGCGTGGAGGTGGTCTTCCACCAGGCGGCGCTGCGTTCGGTGCCCCGATCCATGGCCCACCCGCTGGAGACCCATGAGGTGAACGCTACCGGCACCCTGCTGCTGCTGGAGCAGGCGCGGGCGGCCGGGGTGCGGCGCGTGGTGAGCGCGTCGTCATCGGCGGTGTATGGCGACACGCTATTGCCCAAGCACGAGGGGCAGGTGCCGCAACCCAAGTCTCCCTACGCGGCCAGCAAGCTGGCGGGCGAGGCGTACTGCGCCGTCTACAGCCGGGCCTTCGACCTGCCCACGGTGTCGCTGCGCTACTTCAACGTCTTCGGCCCCTGGCAGGACCCGGCCTCGGAGTACGCGGCGGTCGTCCCCAGGTTCATCCGCCTGGCGCTGCGGGGCCAGCCGCTGCCGGTGCACGGGGACGGCCTGCAGTCCCGCGATTTCACCTATGTGGACAATGTGGTGGAGGCCAACCTCCTGGCAGCGGAGGCGGAGGCTTCCGGCGTGGCCCTGAACGTGGGCGCGGGGGCGCGCTACACCCTGCTGGAGCTGGTCGAGCGCCTGCGGCAGATCCTGGGGCGAGATCTGGCCGTGGTCCACGAGCCACCCCGGCCGGGGGACGTGCGGCACACCCAGGCGGACGTCACCCTGGCGGAGCGCCTGATCGGCTACAGCCCGCGGGTGGACTTCGCCACGGGGCTGGCCCGCACGGTGGAGGCGATGCGCGAGGCGGAAGAGGTGGCGGTGCGCGATGCGTGAGGTGGAGCAGTACGCCAGGTTTGAAGGGACGGCGCCCCGGGCGTTGCCCATCGCTGTGATAGGCGGCGCGGGCTACGTGGGCTCCATCACGGCGGTTGGGCTGGCCCACCTGGGGCACCGCGTGGTGGGGGTGGACATCAACCGGGAGCGCCTGGCGCAGCTCCGGGAGGGGGTGGCGCCGTTCCACGAACCGGGGCTGGCCGCCCTGCTGCAGGTCAACCTGGCCGCGGGGCGGGTCCGCTTCACCCACGACCTGCCCGAGGCGCTGGGGGAGGCGCAGGTGGTCTTCGTCGCCGTGCACACGCCGCGGCGGGACAACGGCGAGGCCGACCTCTCCCACATCATCGACGTGGCCAGAGGGCTGGGAGAGCACCTGAGGCACTACACCGTGGTGGCGGTGAAGAGCACGGTGCCGGTCGGCGCGCATGTCACTATGCGCCGTGTCCTGGAGCGGTACGGGCGGAAGGAGGGGTCGGACTACGACCTGGTGGCCAACCCGGAGTTCCTGCGGGAGGGATTCGCCGTGCACGACTTCTTCTACCCCGACCGCGTGATCATCGGCGGTGCCAGCGGCGACGCCCGGGGGCTGGTGCGGGAGCTGTTCGAGCCGCTCGGGGCGCCCATCATCGAGACCACCATCGAGAACGCCCAGATGACCAAGTACGCGGCCAATGCCT
Proteins encoded:
- a CDS encoding NAD-dependent epimerase/dehydratase family protein, which codes for MRRVLVTGGAGFIGAHLVRALVARGDAVRVLDNFTAGTPANLALALGMERAEVERALAGAETVTPVRLTDRCEVVAGDLRDPAALRAACEGVEVVFHQAALRSVPRSMAHPLETHEVNATGTLLLLEQARAAGVRRVVSASSSAVYGDTLLPKHEGQVPQPKSPYAASKLAGEAYCAVYSRAFDLPTVSLRYFNVFGPWQDPASEYAAVVPRFIRLALRGQPLPVHGDGLQSRDFTYVDNVVEANLLAAEAEASGVALNVGAGARYTLLELVERLRQILGRDLAVVHEPPRPGDVRHTQADVTLAERLIGYSPRVDFATGLARTVEAMREAEEVAVRDA
- a CDS encoding ABC transporter permease; this translates as MAASVEAAPAFAAPHVLREFWRRYRQNRLAVAGLLLVLALALVALLAPLLAPYDPISTSLNSLKPPGTFRHPLGTDDLGRDILSGVIWGARVSLLVGVTAAATAVLIGIVLGAVAGFYGGRTDALIMRLTELFQTIPRFILALLVVALFGRGLTKLVLVIGLLAWPQAARLVRGQFLAQTSAPYVDAARALGMPGWRIIFSEILPNVLAPVVVLASLDVAQAILLEASLGFFGLGDPNLVSWGGMLNHAQAYLRTAWWMSVFPGLGIALAVLGFNLVGDGLNDAINPRLHE
- a CDS encoding ABC transporter substrate-binding protein; the encoded protein is MKVIGRILMALSLAVWLMAGSAAAQQTPQPGGTIVMALGADPETLNPGITTGYAVGAVTANIFSGLIRLGPRGEILPQLATSWQVAPDGRTYTFTLRRGVRWHDGRTLSAADVKFSLEEIAGKFHGRFRIAYANVESVSTPNTGTVVIRMKTPFAPFLQMLDTFNAPIMARHLFAGEDIARSPRNLQPVGTGPYVFQSWARGDRVVLVRNPNYWEPVYAERLVFRIIPNAAQRSTALETGEVDVVTDFYLAKTDVPRLRQNKNIRVRFGQPIPALDFMFINTRRGPLANAKVRRALAFAINREQIVAQAMAGIARPARGPFGDGFKYAYTPETDYTRIYAYSPERAAALLQEAGVARDSLRLSMIFDAARAPLAAAAQIIRDNLRQVGITVDLVPLERSVMIDRVYTKGDYDLTVQSFTSNTDPAIGYHRIYLTAPPGQPFVNATGYSNPEVDRLLALAGQTPAVGERAKIYAQVNTILARDLPTLILFDEVGVDAARAHLRNLWQGLDARDAWWLTWVGK
- a CDS encoding UDP-glucose/GDP-mannose dehydrogenase family protein, coding for MREVEQYARFEGTAPRALPIAVIGGAGYVGSITAVGLAHLGHRVVGVDINRERLAQLREGVAPFHEPGLAALLQVNLAAGRVRFTHDLPEALGEAQVVFVAVHTPRRDNGEADLSHIIDVARGLGEHLRHYTVVAVKSTVPVGAHVTMRRVLERYGRKEGSDYDLVANPEFLREGFAVHDFFYPDRVIIGGASGDARGLVRELFEPLGAPIIETTIENAQMTKYAANAFLAMRISFINEIANICERVGADVKDVAHGLGYDRRIGHEYLRPGVGFSGPCLPKDLEGLVRLAEDAGYEPFFLKAILEKNAHQRRQILGKVYGLLGTSLYGRRIGVLGLTFKPGTDDVRNSTAPEIVDYLARRGAEVLTYDPMAASEAALAGQRVSSAYEAAAGADLLLILTSWEEFRGLDFERIRREMRLPNLVDGVNALEPEAMRRLGFTYVGVGRP
- a CDS encoding ABC transporter permease yields the protein MTRGSLPLWRYILGRLLQAVPLLLGIVVVNFLLIALAPGDPVTVLLGEYPAPPEYVARLRDRFGLDRPAHIRLGRYIANVVQGNLGFSFAYQVPVTRLVLERLGNTLLLMGTAMTLAALAGVLLGVAAARRPHSRLDAGATALSLVGYSIPEFWLGQLLVLLFAVALAWLPAQGIRSTREEYTGLAAALDLGRHLILPAAALAFRYIALIARITRAAMLEVMHQDFILAARARGVDERRVLWRHGLRNAAIPVATVIGYNYAFILAGSALVETVFGWPGVGRLLFDGILQRDTPVLLGVLLLVSVTVVLVNLATDVLYAYLDPRVRY